The genomic window AACGTTGATCGAGGCCATGCAGTCAGACGGCAATCCGAGCTCGATCGTGCAGGGCTGGAGCGTCGCTGCCGCAAAGGCCAAGGATGGCGGCAACGCCGGATCGTACGAGAATCCGCAGTTCGACGCGCTGGTCGACACGGCGATTGCCCAATTCGATGAAACGCGCGCCAAGGCGTATTTTTTTCGCGCGTACAGCATGCTCAACGAGGACGCGCCGGCGATCTGGCTCTGGGAGCCGGCGACGGTGGCCGCGGTGCAGAAACGCATTCACCCGGTGGACATGCGCGCCGACGAGTGGTTTGCTAACATCTCGCAATGGTACATCCCATCCGACGAGCGAATCGCGCGCGACCAGGTCCGTCTCGCGGAAGCCCAACGCTAGCGCTGCGCAGGTCGCGGTGAGCCGCGTCCGGCGGCGCGCGCGCGCCGGACGCTGACGTGCTTCGGCTGCTGCTGCGACGCGCCGGCCACGGCGTCCTGATCGTCTGGCTCGTCGCGACCGCTACCTTCTTTCTGCTGCACCTGGCGCCGGGCGATCCGATCGCGGCATCGCTCGACAGCCCCCTCACACCGCCCGCCGTTCGCGCGCACTACCGGCATCTCTACGGCCTCGATCAGCCGTTGTCGGCGCAGTACGGACACTGGCTGGTGATGGTGGCGCACGGCGATTTCGGCTTCTCGTTCCCGCACCGGCGTCCGGTGAGCGCAGTGATCGGATCGGCCCTGCCCAACACGCTGCTGCTCATGGGCGTCGCACTCGTGCTCGCGTTCGCGGCCGGCATTGCGTTAGGCCTGATCCAGGCGCGCCACCGCGGGCGACCGCTGGATTGGGGGCTGGGCATCGGATCGCTCTTCTTCTATTCGATGCCGGATTTCTGGCTCGCCCTCATGCTGCTCTTCCTCTTCGCCTTCGTGTGGCGCGTGTTTCCCGTGACCGGCATGTTCGACCCGATCATGTATCCGTACTACGGATTCTGGCAGCGTATCGGGGACCGCCTCTGGCACCTCGTGCTGCCGGCGTCGACGCTCGCGCTCCTGAGCGCCGCCGCGATCGCCCGCTTTCAGCGCGCGGCGCTGCTCGACGTCGCCGGCGAAGACTTCGTCCTAACGGCGCGCGCCAAAGGTGTGAGCGAACGACGCGTGCTCCTGCACCACATCCTGCGCAATGCGCTCCTCCCCGTGATCACGCTGTTCGGCCTCGCGCTGCCCGTCCTGCTCGGCGGATCGGTGTTCGTGGAGAAAATTTTCTCATGGCCCGGGATGGGGCTACTTACGGTGGAGGCGATCGGGACGCGCGACTATCCGCTGCTCACGGCGGCCGTCGTCATCGCCAGCGTGCTCGTGATCGCCGGCAGTGTCATTGCCGACGCGCTGTACGCGATCGTGGACCCCCGAGTTCGTCTCGAGTAGCGTGCACACGCTCGTCTGGATCGCGGCCGCGGTGCTCACGACGCTCGTGTGCGGCGCCGTCGCACGCGCTGGAGACGGCGAGAGCGGCTCGCCCTGGCGCATCGCGGTCACACGGTTGTGCGACAACCGCGCCGCGTTCGCCGCGCTCTGCGTGATCGTCGCGCTGCTCGTGGTCGCCGTGCTGGCGCCGTGGCTCGCGCCGTATTCGCCGATCGCGCAGCCCGACATCGTGCGCCTCAAGGATCTGCCGCCCTCTCTCGCGCATCCTTTCGGCACCGACTTCGCGAGCCGCGATGTGTTCAGTCGGGCATTGTACGGAGCGCGCGTTTCGTTGAGCGTCGCGCTGCTCGCCATTGTCGTTTCGGCGTCGGTCGGCACCGCTTACGGCGCCATCGCCGGCTACCTTGGCGGCCGCGTCGACACCATCATGATGCGGCTCATCGACGCCGCGCTTTCCGTGCCGCGCATTCTGCTGCTCATCGCCGTGCTGGCGTTGTGGGCGCCGGTGCCGCTTCCCGTGCTCATCCTTCTGTTAGGCCTCACGGGCTGGTTCGGGGTCAGCCGCGTCGTGCGCGCGCAGGTGCTCTCTCTCCGCGAACGCGACATGGTCGTCGCCGCGCGCGCGTTGGGCGCGAGCGACCGCGAGATCCTCTGGCGCCACATTCTGCCCAACGTCATGTCGCCGGTCATCGTCTCGATCACGCTCGGCATCGCCAACGTGTTGATCGTCGAGGCGGGACTCTCGTACCTCGGTGTCGGCGTGCGCCCGCCATCGGCGAGCTGGGGCAACATGATTCTCGACGGCGCCGACGAAATCGCATCGTTGTGGTGGATCTCGACGTTTCCGGGATTGGCCATCGTGATTACCGTGATGGCATTCAATCTGCTCGGCGACGGCTTGCGCGACGCGCTGGACCCGCGTCAGGTTGACGGGTGATGACGAGCCCCGCCCCGGCGCCCCTGCTGTCCGTGCGCGATCTGTCCACCTGGTTTCACACCGGTGCGCACATCGTGGCCCGCGCCGTGGACGGTGTGTCGTTCGACGTGATGCCGCACGAGACCGTTGGCCTCGTCGGCGAATCAGGCTGCGGCAAGTCTGTGACGTCGCTCTCGATACTCCGGCTCATCGAGCGCCCCGGCCGCATCGAGCCCGGAAGCCGCATCGAGTTCGAGGGACGCGACCTGCTGTCCCTCGACGATCGCGCGATTCGCGCCATTCGCGGCAATCGCATTTCGATGATCTTCCAGGAGCCGATGACGTCGCTCAACCCGGTGTTCACGGTAGGCGACCAGATCGCCGAGGTCGCGCGCGTGCACGCCAACGTATCGCGACGCGAGGCCTGGGACCGCGCCGTCGACATGCTGCAGCAAGTAGGAGTTCCCGCACCGGCCGAGCGCGCGCGCGAGTACCCGCACCAGTTGTCGGGCGGGTTGCGCCAGCGCGCGATGATCGCGATGGCGCTCATGATGCACCCAGCGCTGCTCATCGCCGATGAACCGACGACGGCGCTCGACGTGACGATCCAGGCGCAGATTCTCGAGCTGCTCGCCGAGTTACAGTCGCGGGTCGGCATGTCGATCCTGCTCATCACACACGACCTCGGCGTGATCGCCGAGTCCGCGTCGCGCGTCCTCGTGATGTATGCCGGTCAGATCGTGGAAGAGGCGCCGGTGCGAACCTTGTTTGCGGCAGCGCACCACCCATACACCGAGGGGTTGTTGAGCGCGATGCCGCGAATGGGCGAGCGCCGTGAACGCCTAACCGTGATTCCCGGCACCGTGCCGTCGCCGACCGACTGGCCGGCTGGATGCCGGTTTCACGATCGCTGCGCGTACGCGTGGGAGCGCTGCCGTGTCGAGCCGCCGCCGCTGTACCAGATCGGCGCGACCCACGTCTCAAGGTGCCACCTGGCTGACGAACCGAACCGCCGTCACGCAGCCGGCGCCCCAGCCGGCGGAGCGGCGTCGCAGCCGTGACGGCGCCTAACGCAGAAACGGTGCGACCCGATCAGGACGCGCGGTCGCCGGCGCCCTTGCTCACCGTACGCGATCTCGTCAAACACTTCCCCATCACCAGGGGCGTGTTCCGGCGGCACGTCGGCGCCGTACGGGCAGTGGACGGCATTTCACTCGACGTCTTCCCCGGTGAGACCCTCGCGCTGGTCGGCGAGTCGGGGTGCGGCAAGACCACCGCCGGCCGCTCGATCCTGCGCCTCATCGAACCCACCGCGGGCGACATTCGATTCGACGGCGTGGATGTGCGCGCGCTCGGCGCAGCAGCGCTGCGGCGGCTCCGCCGTCAGATGCAGATCATCTTCCAGGACCCGTTCTCGTCGCTCAACCCGCGCATGACCGTGGGGGCGATCGTCCGCGAAGGCCTGACGATTCACAAGCTGGCCGAAGGTCAGGCGGCCAACGCGCGCGTCCACGAATTGCTCGACGAAGTCGGCCTGCGCGCGGACGTCGCCTCGCGCTACCCGCACGAATTCTCAGGTGGTCAACGCCAGCGCATCGGCATCGCGCGCGCGCTCGCCGTCGAGCCGCGCTTCATCGTCTGCGATGAGCCCGTGAGCGCCCTCGATGTCTCGGTGCAGGCACAGGTGATCAACCTGCTCGAGGATCTGCAGCGCCAGCACCGCCTCGCCTACCTGTTCATCGCGCACGATCTCTCGGTGGTGGAGCACATTTCCGATCGCGTCGCGGTGATGTACTTGGGACACATCGTGGAGCTGGCGGACGCCGTCGCGCTCTATCGCGAGCCGATCATGCCGTACACGCAGGCGCTGCTCTCGGCTGTTCCGGTGCCGGACCCCACG from Gemmatimonadaceae bacterium includes these protein-coding regions:
- a CDS encoding ABC transporter permease, translating into MLRLLLRRAGHGVLIVWLVATATFFLLHLAPGDPIAASLDSPLTPPAVRAHYRHLYGLDQPLSAQYGHWLVMVAHGDFGFSFPHRRPVSAVIGSALPNTLLLMGVALVLAFAAGIALGLIQARHRGRPLDWGLGIGSLFFYSMPDFWLALMLLFLFAFVWRVFPVTGMFDPIMYPYYGFWQRIGDRLWHLVLPASTLALLSAAAIARFQRAALLDVAGEDFVLTARAKGVSERRVLLHHILRNALLPVITLFGLALPVLLGGSVFVEKIFSWPGMGLLTVEAIGTRDYPLLTAAVVIASVLVIAGSVIADALYAIVDPRVRLE
- a CDS encoding ABC transporter permease, with the protein product MHTLVWIAAAVLTTLVCGAVARAGDGESGSPWRIAVTRLCDNRAAFAALCVIVALLVVAVLAPWLAPYSPIAQPDIVRLKDLPPSLAHPFGTDFASRDVFSRALYGARVSLSVALLAIVVSASVGTAYGAIAGYLGGRVDTIMMRLIDAALSVPRILLLIAVLALWAPVPLPVLILLLGLTGWFGVSRVVRAQVLSLRERDMVVAARALGASDREILWRHILPNVMSPVIVSITLGIANVLIVEAGLSYLGVGVRPPSASWGNMILDGADEIASLWWISTFPGLAIVITVMAFNLLGDGLRDALDPRQVDG
- a CDS encoding ABC transporter ATP-binding protein; amino-acid sequence: MTSPAPAPLLSVRDLSTWFHTGAHIVARAVDGVSFDVMPHETVGLVGESGCGKSVTSLSILRLIERPGRIEPGSRIEFEGRDLLSLDDRAIRAIRGNRISMIFQEPMTSLNPVFTVGDQIAEVARVHANVSRREAWDRAVDMLQQVGVPAPAERAREYPHQLSGGLRQRAMIAMALMMHPALLIADEPTTALDVTIQAQILELLAELQSRVGMSILLITHDLGVIAESASRVLVMYAGQIVEEAPVRTLFAAAHHPYTEGLLSAMPRMGERRERLTVIPGTVPSPTDWPAGCRFHDRCAYAWERCRVEPPPLYQIGATHVSRCHLADEPNRRHAAGAPAGGAASQP
- a CDS encoding ABC transporter ATP-binding protein, which codes for MTAPNAETVRPDQDARSPAPLLTVRDLVKHFPITRGVFRRHVGAVRAVDGISLDVFPGETLALVGESGCGKTTAGRSILRLIEPTAGDIRFDGVDVRALGAAALRRLRRQMQIIFQDPFSSLNPRMTVGAIVREGLTIHKLAEGQAANARVHELLDEVGLRADVASRYPHEFSGGQRQRIGIARALAVEPRFIVCDEPVSALDVSVQAQVINLLEDLQRQHRLAYLFIAHDLSVVEHISDRVAVMYLGHIVELADAVALYREPIMPYTQALLSAVPVPDPTRERQRIILSGDVPSPANPPTGCPFHPRCPHPRKDEACTRLVPPLEEKAPGHFAACIKQPPTAVSWAEQQAAGGTSPPERVMLASPAA